Proteins encoded in a region of the Nicotiana tomentosiformis chromosome 9, ASM39032v3, whole genome shotgun sequence genome:
- the LOC138899093 gene encoding secreted RxLR effector protein 161-like: MDIKTTFLNGDLDEEVYMEQPKGFVLPGNEKKVCKLVKSLFLSVLEEYCDASWITSIGDNKSTSGWIFTLGRRAISWASKKQMCITHSTTESEFIALAAAGREAEWLRNLLLDIEL, from the exons ATGGATATTAAGACGACATTCTTAAATGGCGATCTTGATGAAGAAGTCTATATGGAGCAACCCAAAGGGTTTGTGCTTCCTGGAAATGAGAAGAAAGTTTGTAAATTAGTTAAGTCCTT ATTTCTTTCAGTACTAGAAGAATATTGTGACGCTAGTTGGATAACTAGTATTGGTGATAATAAATCAACGTCGGGGTGGATATTCACTTTAGGCAGAAGAGCAATTTCATGGGCTTCTAAGAAACAGATGTGCATTACTCATTCCACAACGGAATCTGAGTTTATTGCTTTAGCAGCTGCGGGAAGAGAGGCAGAATGGCTGCGAAATCTATTGTTAGATATAGAGTTGTGA
- the LOC104101662 gene encoding geraniol 8-hydroxylase-like, which yields MDYLAIVGGLVLAWTLVRVLCLVKDIRGRGYNNKKLPPGPIPLPFIGNLHNLIGAQPHKSLASLGQKYGPIYSLRLGKTTTVVISSAAGAKEVLQKQDLAFSRSVPDSMHAHNHHQSSVIWLPMDNRWRCLRKILNTYIFSGNRLDANQHLRSRKINELISYCHRQSQTREAVDIGQAIFYTSLSLLSNTIFSRDFADPYVNSGKEFRELVCKFMEEFGKPNIVDFIPMLKKIDPQGIRRRITVHAGKLLKLFEGLIDERVEQRKLQTCTSSNDVLDILLNVSQEDPEAIGKNDIQHMFLDLFVAGTETTSNTVEWAMAEVMKNPDIMKKAQSELAEAIGKGKVIEEQDIPLLPYLQCIVKETMRLHPPGPLFLRQAQKDVEVCGYFIPKGSLVLIHVWLMGRDPTIWEDPLVFKPERFWGSEFEVRGQDFELIPFGGGRRICPGLPLAMRTVPVILGSLLNSFEWKVEGEIAPKDLDMEEKFGLTLAKSLPQRAVPVPL from the exons ATGGATTACCTAGCCATTGTTGGAGGATTAGTACTTGCCTGGACTTTGGTCCGAGTCCTCTGTTTGGTAAAAGACATTAGAGGCAGAGGATATAACAACAAGAAACTTCCACCAGGTCCAATCCCTTTACCCTTCATAGGAAATCTCCATAACTTAATTGGTGCACAACCCCACAAGTCCCTTGCAAGTCTTGGCCAAAAATATGGTCCAATATACAGTCTAAGGTTGGGAAAGACAACTACAGTGGTAATTTCTTCAGCAGCTGGGGCTAAAGAAGTTCTCCAAAAGCAAGATTTAGCCTTTTCAAGATCAGTCCCAGATTCAATGCATGCTCACAACCATCACCAATCTTCTGTCATTTGGCTACCGATGGATAATCGATGGAGATGCCTCCGGAAAATCTTGAATACATACATCTTCTCAG GAAACAGGCTTGACGCAAACCAGCATCTGAGGTCTAGGAAGATCAATGAGCTTATTTCTTATTGCCATCGACAAAGCCAAACAAGGGAGGCAGTGGATATTGGTCAAGCTATTTTCTATACATCATTGAGTTTACTTTCCAATACCATTTTCTCAAGGGATTTTGCAGACCCTTATGTGAATTCAG GTAAAGAATTCAGGGAATTGGTCTGCAAATTTATGGAGGAGTTTGGTAAGCCCAACATAGTGGATTTCATCCCTATGCTAAAAAAGATTGATCCTCAAGGAATTAGGCGACGCATTACTGTTCATGCTGGGAAGTTGCTTAAGCTTTTCGAGGGGTTGATCGATGAACGTGTGGAGCAGAGGAAGTTGCAAACTTGTACTAGTAGCAACGACGTTCTTGATATCCTGCTCAATGTTAGCCAAGAAGATCCTGAGGCAATTGGAAAAAATGACATACAACATATGTTCCTG GACCTTTTCGTTGCGGGGACTGAAACAACTTCAAATACAGTGGAATGGGCAATGGCAGAGGTCATGAAAAATCCAGACATAATGAAGAAAGCCCaaagcgagctcgcagaagctaTTGGCAAAGGCAAAGTAATAGAGGAACAAGATATACCTCTACTCCCTTATTTGCAGTGCATTGTGAAAGAAACCATGCGATTACACCCACCAGGCCCCTTGTTCTTACGCCAGGCCCAAAAAGATGTTGAGGTGTGTGGGTACTTCATCCCAAAGGGGTCTTTAGTGTTAATTCATGTTTGGTTAATGGGTCGCGATCCAACAATTTGGGAGGACCCTTTGGTATTTAAGCCTGAGAGATTTTGGGGTTCGGAGTTTGAAGTTCGAGGTCAAGATTTTGAGTTAATTCCATTTGGTGGTGGCCGGAGAATATGCCCCGGCCTACCTTTGGCAAtgaggactgttccagttatatTGGGTTCCTTGTTGAATTCATTTGAATGGAAAGTTGAAGGGGAGATAGCACCAAAAGACTTGGATATGGAAGAGAAGTTTGGCCTTACACTAGCCAAATCGTTGCCTCAGCGAGCTGTACCAGTTCCACTTTAA